A section of the Vibrio vulnificus CMCP6 genome encodes:
- a CDS encoding HesA/MoeB/ThiF family protein: MLVDRLFTRYQRQIALTEFGESGQANLLQAHVLIIGCGGLGNAAALYLAAAGVGHLVLVDDDVVEESNLQRQIAFRQQHLASPKVDALAEQLKQLNAELRVRTISHRLDEERLNLEVMLADIVLDCTDNFPSRQLINQACLNQRTPLVSASAIGWKGQFIAFDFSSYHSIQSQQDTSSAASSVNPPCYHCLFPFAENAMQTKCSDAGVIGPVVGLMGNYQAIATIQKLATGAFQTTCHQLHLFDGLKLSWQHLAVVKDPSCRVCQIQKQESSNEHHSN, from the coding sequence ATGTTGGTTGATCGGCTCTTTACTCGTTATCAAAGACAAATTGCATTAACGGAATTTGGTGAGTCAGGGCAAGCCAACTTACTTCAAGCACATGTGCTGATCATCGGTTGCGGTGGTCTTGGTAACGCAGCGGCGCTTTATTTGGCTGCTGCGGGCGTTGGCCATTTAGTGTTGGTGGATGATGATGTGGTTGAAGAGAGTAACTTGCAGCGTCAAATTGCGTTTCGTCAGCAACATCTCGCCAGCCCCAAAGTGGATGCACTCGCAGAGCAATTGAAGCAGCTCAATGCAGAATTGCGCGTTCGCACCATTAGCCACCGTTTGGATGAAGAACGTCTCAACTTGGAAGTGATGTTGGCGGACATTGTGCTCGATTGTACGGACAACTTTCCATCGCGCCAACTGATCAACCAAGCCTGCCTGAATCAACGTACCCCATTAGTGTCGGCCTCGGCAATTGGCTGGAAAGGGCAATTCATTGCGTTTGATTTTAGCTCATACCACTCAATCCAATCCCAGCAAGATACCTCGTCGGCCGCGAGTTCAGTAAACCCTCCGTGCTACCACTGCCTATTTCCATTTGCAGAAAATGCCATGCAGACCAAGTGCAGTGATGCTGGGGTGATTGGCCCTGTCGTGGGGCTAATGGGAAATTATCAGGCAATCGCAACGATTCAAAAGCTGGCAACGGGCGCGTTTCAAACCACTTGCCATCAGTTGCATCTGTTTGATGGGCTCAAGTTAAGTTGGCAGCATTTGGCAGTAGTGAAAGATCCAAGTTGCCGCGTTTGTCAGATTCAGAAACAGGAATCAAGCAATGAACACCATAGCAATTAG
- a CDS encoding thiamine phosphate synthase produces MRLLIPSAIIELTGEIQQCLLLAKQQGFAIDHIELGVSPTRTLQLISSAKTVVFETDLIHNDSRHLGAHDFALHYHHSLALTEVSSYLGSECKAKTLLINLQGEQGEAFDVWQHPLADETRALRFLSRQNHSQNESVESIYRHLAWVVTLSALDFPIEDCLTLARAMLNVSRETWVSDFALFPTPVLHLDEFGILPSHNLEGLTKAFPRVIAQQLGLYPVVDDVSWIEKLLPLGIKTVQLRIKDPNQVDLEQQIVRAIQLGRDYGAKVYINDYWQLAIQYQAYGVHLGQEDLQVADLAALTNAGIALGLSTHGYYELLRIVQLQPSYIALGHIFPTTTKQMPSLPQGLVRLKLYQQLIDTIPYDESITGVPTVAIGGIDQSNAATVWQCGVSSLAVVRAITLAKDVKAVIEYFKQVMAPNTTLLRLDSVSTHSLEPTSEANHVG; encoded by the coding sequence ATGAGACTGCTGATTCCTTCTGCCATTATTGAGCTGACGGGAGAAATTCAGCAGTGTTTGCTCTTGGCAAAGCAGCAAGGTTTTGCCATTGACCATATAGAGTTGGGCGTCAGCCCAACTCGTACACTGCAACTGATTTCTTCAGCCAAAACAGTCGTATTCGAGACGGATCTTATCCATAACGATAGTCGTCATCTCGGAGCGCATGACTTTGCGCTTCACTACCATCATTCGCTTGCTCTGACAGAGGTATCCAGTTATTTGGGCTCAGAGTGCAAGGCCAAGACGCTGTTGATCAATTTGCAAGGGGAGCAAGGTGAGGCGTTTGATGTTTGGCAACATCCTTTAGCCGATGAAACTCGCGCACTACGATTTTTATCACGACAAAACCACTCTCAAAACGAGAGCGTAGAATCGATTTATCGACATTTAGCGTGGGTGGTCACGCTCAGTGCTCTTGATTTCCCAATCGAAGATTGCCTTACTTTGGCGCGTGCGATGTTGAATGTTTCACGTGAAACATGGGTGTCGGATTTTGCTTTGTTTCCTACACCAGTGTTGCATTTGGATGAGTTCGGCATCTTACCAAGCCACAATCTAGAAGGGCTAACAAAAGCGTTTCCGCGGGTTATCGCTCAACAGTTAGGGCTCTATCCGGTGGTTGATGATGTCAGTTGGATTGAGAAGTTATTGCCTTTGGGGATTAAAACGGTCCAATTGCGGATTAAAGATCCAAACCAAGTCGATTTGGAGCAACAGATTGTGCGTGCGATCCAGCTAGGTCGTGACTATGGCGCGAAAGTCTATATCAACGACTACTGGCAGTTAGCTATTCAGTATCAAGCCTATGGCGTACATCTAGGGCAGGAAGATTTGCAGGTGGCTGATTTAGCCGCCCTGACGAATGCAGGCATTGCGTTAGGGTTATCTACGCATGGTTATTATGAGCTGTTACGCATTGTTCAACTCCAGCCAAGTTACATCGCATTGGGGCACATTTTCCCGACCACCACAAAACAAATGCCTTCATTACCGCAAGGGCTGGTGAGATTAAAACTCTATCAGCAATTGATTGATACCATACCTTATGATGAGTCCATCACCGGCGTTCCCACGGTAGCCATTGGTGGTATTGATCAAAGCAATGCGGCGACAGTATGGCAATGTGGTGTCTCTTCATTAGCGGTAGTGAGAGCGATTACCTTGGCGAAAGATGTGAAAGCGGTAATAGAGTACTTCAAGCAAGTGATGGCACCTAACACAACACTGCTGCGTTTAGACTCAGTATCCACACATAGTCTTGAGCCAACAAGTGAGGCCAATCATGTTGGTTGA
- a CDS encoding thiazole synthase, producing the protein MLKIADKQFHSRLFTGTGKFANSQLMSQAIEQSGSQLATMALKRVDIHNQQDDILSPLLSAGVNLLPNTSGAKNAKDAIFAAHLAREALGTNWLKLEIHPDPKYLMPDPIETLAAAEQLVKDGFVVLPYCHADPVLCKRLEEVGCAAVMPLGAPIGSNKGLVSQDFLQIIIDQAKVPVVVDAGIGAPSHAAYAMELGADAVLVNTAIAAARDPIAMARAFKLAVEAGRLAYESGLAGKVSHAVASSPLTSFLDECLS; encoded by the coding sequence ATGCTCAAAATCGCAGACAAACAATTTCATTCTCGCTTGTTCACGGGCACCGGTAAATTTGCCAACAGCCAATTGATGTCACAAGCCATCGAACAATCAGGTTCACAGCTCGCCACTATGGCGCTGAAAAGGGTGGATATCCACAATCAGCAAGATGACATCTTGTCACCACTGTTGTCAGCGGGTGTTAATTTGCTACCTAATACCTCTGGTGCCAAAAACGCCAAAGACGCCATTTTTGCCGCGCATTTAGCGCGTGAAGCATTGGGCACTAATTGGCTGAAATTGGAAATTCATCCCGATCCGAAATACCTGATGCCCGATCCGATTGAAACATTGGCGGCAGCAGAGCAGCTAGTCAAAGACGGCTTTGTGGTGTTGCCTTATTGCCATGCAGACCCGGTGTTGTGTAAGCGATTGGAAGAAGTAGGTTGCGCTGCCGTCATGCCTTTGGGAGCGCCAATTGGCTCAAACAAAGGCTTGGTTTCGCAAGACTTCTTACAAATCATCATCGACCAAGCGAAGGTTCCTGTTGTGGTGGATGCGGGGATTGGCGCACCGTCTCATGCTGCCTATGCGATGGAACTGGGTGCTGATGCGGTGCTGGTGAATACCGCGATCGCCGCTGCACGCGATCCCATCGCCATGGCCCGTGCATTCAAATTGGCGGTTGAGGCAGGGCGTTTGGCGTATGAGTCGGGGCTTGCAGGCAAAGTGTCGCATGCGGTGGCATCCAGCCCATTGACCTCTTTTCTCGATGAGTGCCTTTCTTAG
- the thiS gene encoding sulfur carrier protein ThiS, protein MNTIAISINGESYEVPTNATLASIIEHLSLPNLGCVFAINNQVVPHSEWQTKTLSRGDAISLFQAIAGG, encoded by the coding sequence ATGAACACCATAGCAATTAGTATCAACGGCGAAAGCTACGAGGTGCCAACCAATGCGACTTTGGCATCCATTATTGAGCATCTTTCACTACCTAACTTGGGTTGTGTGTTTGCAATCAATAATCAAGTTGTCCCACACAGCGAATGGCAAACCAAAACGCTCAGTCGTGGTGATGCTATCTCACTATTTCAGGCGATTGCTGGAGGATAA